The Theileria annulata chromosome 3, complete sequence, *** SEQUENCING IN PROGRESS *** genome has a segment encoding these proteins:
- a CDS encoding uncharacterized protein (11 probable transmembrane helices predicted for TA18070 by TMHMM2.0 at aa 27-49, 70-92, 102-124, 131-153, 213-235, 255-277, 302-324, 337-359, 1097-1115, 1223-1245 and 1260-1282;~Signal anchor predicted for TA18070 by SignalP 2.0 HMM (Signal peptide probability 0.000, signal anchor probability 0.996) with cleavage site probability 0.000 between residues 49 and 50), protein MTLSGYKSQVDTSRTNRYSSLYHDWFIIGVGCFTYFLVGLSLTLVYVLCEMDYFMLSGLFRIQRFFSDDAYYFSKQVVLMYGVIGFIFTLVIGPIGKISCILWSWILTLTYLVFGTHSYLFGFIQYGKLLIRSISIISLITHILMCNFIFFLFDPIDNATKPAENNSSDEKTDKAEEDNKTKSDDKDNLHERAKRSKHLNAIGPYGSLVYYRVIMFLVGFFLGSPIILFVLRISLSVDTFSEKDPIMSSVDMCRIMMLMFSISVMASVFLTLTFSNAQVTEYTLMPFRMISFRRLKKTMFNFFDIELLVVVWIINPLIMTLIPYTTRIHSEFHKFTLLHRLLFALFLIAIMILMHRDILYSCIRTIKLLNASIFNILYTDGYIQINDNKLLRDTPVSTTPYSNYTLRHSGDTPTMVPNEISVPSEVSYPYFENGWDHIENEDKKLLLRSYQIQQSLERLSHYINTGGDMDIRNIHSDPDLSLCKPQIDTSDESETNPNDPMKSTVYLLNEYKSELMSMLEDDSQITLSEQSMRPTIVLQNVSRLSKHFNDFIWITLSHNHLEENKIFVKYFDELTNSVCKLLDILKPVDNCCCVCCYRLNIKSNSCKNRNESENTINCFCSMENLLQDSKSTCLNPHTILSSDNIVDGTKPCLCLIINFIFKPILEIYTCHFVVILSDFFKTSKREFNKHTYKTRLSIDMAKFIFLIIGLIDKIIISLEERYLCKCDKTCCADDKKISCTCCNHTNKCGTKVQCCSCPKSNGECKCCCKQNGACQQSCCSKATNGSTSCVCCRCCCICFCRCPNDEYYPYFISLILYLSQLIMDLFTFDNEKIQMATQYLSNLIAEYYAMGLNPHKQRSKIPSTSGNQTNSVTSFNIGYEIKISEDSIELNLGLSKILLSSLEKKCLIIQSFGLIIITEIKTSVFTSFFQKLSELSFFLIKEENVSSETKKQIKTITTIISEQYMLTIKNQGSQQVLKCCTNNYKCTCKCCKLICFCIRLFSSKLKLISSELTDAGILKFMNSTLNNAELNPLATDKIRMINASSESLIKSTKNSRISDSTSSMIYGSDFDHINPKYFGYDDVYRPHPHFGSGYFKFVLSRVFIVIILLFMFIFIRTRFDRFVKPDIFGAYLIKVDSNINRFREVLHNRLGHSIRNIGRIGSLNSLFDDMPDPSHHLVFEYPELADIQDLKSWSETDSISDTFTDAIYDEQSRTVQESRRRKVAFYIVIVVFSLLSSLYLNFVVRDLSVMLNLDHSTWSYFICITILLGMIISLVVKYCVHLYDFVYVLEKYSNRLTKIESFVDDSFGGITGNLSYTSKFIILFQLLRSLKTDIVSLFSMNYPYHIPAQSLMKNKVYPYKDMTSDMERMMTCENIECIRSMVLETIGTPESMDLQNILDFISYAAIRNTSEFDKYHGYFSGNERYLAWRLGKLLSHNFFLLTYGRYSCILEMDHIIRNLHVPITEFHNCQMLWQLFGNYESNLISLKCMGEESIGVPLTAIQRDVLRNKFNEEYIGEFNKYQEFIMRNLHINIHDSDDDEECSCYFPYPELIKCPLDRDKVARLTREYFGDNRRLSLSLPTTSCNVTKQVSNQTKSSSVSVTKFCDHWLNMRLGYCDTEECEKAVRFAHDLIVSKLSSDSDIFESIKETVASMKLNILNTEEVYVTPEDIHVPIKSSEHKSLKDYTNKLNELRYKTSDNYHDTVLDYLNRYMMETMTNTEKIMVPLGIFLSWYGIPICEQHIRNMGKFQYLI, encoded by the exons ATGACATTGAGTGGATATAAGTCTCAAGTAGATACTAGTAGGACTAATCGTTACTCTAGTCTCTACCATGATTGGTTTATTATTGGTGTAGGTTgttttacatattttctGGTTGGACTATCACTTACATTAGTTTATGTATTATGTGAGATGGATTATTTCATGTTATCTGGTTTATTTCGTATTCAGAGATTCTTTTCAGATGATGcttattattttagtaaaCAGGTTGTTCTAATGTATGGTGTGATTGGATTCATATTTACACTTGTCATTGGACCAATTGGTAAGATCTCATGCATACTGTGGTCTTGGATTCTGACACTAACATATCTTGTGTTTGGAACACACTCATACTTGTTTGGATTCATTCAATATGGTAAGCTGTTAATTAGATCTATAAGCATCATATCACTCATAACACATATTCTGATGTGTAACTTCATATTCTTCCTATTTGATCCAATAGATAATGCCACCAAACCAGCTGAAAATAACTCATCAGATGAGAAAACTGACAAAGCTGAAGAAGATAACAAAACCAAGAGCGATGACAAAGATAACCTACATGAAAGAGCTAAAAGATCTAAGCACTTGAATGCTATTGGTCCATATGGATCATTAGTATACTATAGGGTAATAATGTTCCTGGTTGGATTTTTTCTCGGATCACCtatcattttatttgtGTTGAGGATTAGTTTATCCGTTGATACATTTTCTGAAAAGGATCCCATAATGTCCTCAGTTGACATGTGTAGAATAATGATGCTAATGTTCTCAATATCAGTTATGGCCAGTGTATTCCTTACACttacattttcaaatgCACAAGTAACTGAATATACCTTGATGCCATTTCGTATGATATCTTTTAGAAGACTTAAGAAGACCATGTTTAACTTCTTTGACATAGAGTTACTAGTTGTAGTCTGGATCATTAATCCTCTAATCATGACCTTGATTCCATACACTACTAGGATCCATTCCGAGTTCCATAAATTCACACTACTTCATAGATTATTATTTGCATTGTTTCTTATTGCAATAATGATACTGATGCATAGAGATATACTTTATAGCTGTATCAGGAccataaaattacttaatGCATCAATATTCAACATCTTATACACTGATGGATATATACAGATCAATGATAATAAACTTCTTAGAGATACACCTGTATCAACAACTCCATATTCTAACTACACACTGAGACATTCTGGAGACACACCAACAATGGTTCCAAATGAGATATCAGTTCCATCAGAAGTATCATATCCTTACTTTGAGAATGGCTGGGATCATATTGAGAATGAGGATAAAAAACTCTTACTTAGGTCATACCAAATTCAACAATCACTTGAGAGACTATCACACTACATTAATACTGGAGGTGACATGGATATCCGTAACATCCATAGTGATCCAGACCTATCATTGTGTAAACCACAAATAGATACATCAGATGAATCTGAGACTAATCCTAATGATCCAATGAAATCTACAGTATACCTACtgaatgaatataaaagtgAACTTATGTCAATGTTAG AGGATGATTCACAAATTACATTGTCTGAACAATCCATGAGACCTACCATAGTTTTGCAGAATGTATCTAGATTATCCAAACACTTTAATGACTTTATATGGATTACTCTTTCACACAATCATTtggaagaaaataaaatttttgtaaaatattttgaCGAATTAACAAATTCCGTATGTAAACTCCTTGATATATTAAAACCTGTGGATAATTGTTGCTGTGTCTGTTGCTATAGATTAAATATCAAAAGTAACAGCTGTAAAAATCGTAATGAAAGTGAAAATACCattaattgtttttgtTCAATGGAAAATCTACTCCAAGATTCAAAATCAACTTGTTTAAATCCACACACAATTCTTTCATCTGATAACATTGTTGATGGAACTAAACCATGTCTctgtttaataattaactttatatttaaaccTATTCTCGAGATATACACATGCCACTTCGTTGTTATATTATCcgatttttttaaaactagTAAAAGGGAGTTTAACAAACATACTTACAAAACTAGACTAAGTATCGATATGGCaaagtttatttttttaataattggtTTAATTgacaaaattataatttcattagaAGAAAGGTATCTATGTAAGTGTGACAAAACATGCTGTGCtgatgataaaaaaattagttgCACTTGTTGCAATCATACCAATAAATGTGGCACTAAAGTCCAATGTTGCTCCTGTCCAAAATCTAATGGTGAGTGCAAATGTTGCTGTAAACAAAATGGAGCTTGTCAACAATCATGCTGTTCAAAAGCAACCAATGGTTCCACATCATGTGTTTGCTGTAGATGTTGCTGTATATGCTTTTGCAGATGTCCAAATGACGAATACTATCCTTACTTCATATCCTTGATTCTATATTTATCTCAACTCATTATGGATTTGTTTACATTTGACAATGAGAAGATTCAGATGGCAACACAGTATTTATCAAATCTGATAGCGGAATATTATGCTATGGGTTTAAACCCTCATAAACAAAGGTCAAAAATTCCATCAACTAGTGGTAACCAAACGAATAGTGTAAcatcttttaatattggatatgaaattaaaatatcagAAGATAgtatagaattaaatttaggGTTAAGCAAAATTTTGTTGTCAAGTTTAGAAAAAAAATGTTTGATTATTCAATCATTTggattaataataattacagAAATTAAAACATCTGTGTTTACTtcattttttcaaaaattgTCAGAGTTATCATTCTTTCTTATTAAAGAGGAGAATGTTTCATCGGAAACAAAAAAACAAATCAAGACTATCACAACTATTATTTCAGAACAATACATGTTGACAATAAAAAATCAAGGATCACAGcaagttttaaaatgttgTACAAATAACTATAAGTGCACCTGCAAatgttgtaaattaatatgtttttGTATTAGGTTATTTTCTAGTAAGTTAAAACTAATATCTTCCGAATTAACAGATGCTGGAATATTAAAGTTTATGAATTCGACACTTAATAATGCAGAATTAAATCCATTAGCAACTGATAAAATAAGAATGATAAATGCTAGTTCTGAAAGTTTGATTAAGTCTACAAAGAATTCTAGGATAAGTGATTCTACAAGTTCCATGATCTATGGTAGTGATTTTGATCATATTAATCCTAAATATTTTGGTTATGATGATGTTTATAGACCTCATCCACATTTTGGTTCAGGATACTTTAAGTTTGTACTTAGCAGAGTATTCATTGTCATTATCTTGTTGTTTATGTTCATATTCATAAGGACTCGATTTGATAGATTTGTCAAGCCTGATATCTTTGGTGCTTATTTGATCAAGGTAGATTCTAACATTAATAGGTTCAGAGAGGTACTTCATAATAGACTTGGTCATAGCATTAGGAACATTGGTAGGATTGGAAGTCTGAATAGTTTATTTGATGATATGCCAGATCCAAGTCATCATCTAGTATTTGAATATCCCGAGTTAGCTGATATTCAAGATCTTAAGTCATGGTCTGAGACTGATTCAATATCTGACACCTTCACAGATGCTATCTATGATGAGCAAAGTAGGACTGTTCAGGAGTCTAGGAGAAGAAAGGTAGCTTTCTACATAGTCATAGTTGTCTTCTCACTTCTATCATCACTTTATTTGAACTTTGTAGTTAGGGATCTATCAGTGATGTTAAACTTAGACCATAGTACCTGGTCATACTTCATATGTATTACTATTCTTCTGGGTATGATAATAAGCCTAGTGGTTAAGTATTGTGTTCATCTCTATGATTTTGTTTATGTTCTAGAGAAGTATAGTAATAGGTTAACTAAGATTGAGAGTTTTGTTGATGATAGTTTTGGTGGTATCACTGGTAACCTAAGTTACACATCCAAGTTCATAATTCTATTTCAATTACTAAGATCTTTGAAGACTGACATTGTATCACTATTCAGTATGAATTATCCATACCATATACCAGCTCAAAGTCTTATGAAGAATAAGGTATATCCATACAAGGATATGACATCTGATATGGAGAGAATGATGACATGTGAGAATATAGAATGTATTAGGAGTATGGTCCTAGAAACTATTGGAACACCAGAATCTATGGATCTACAAAATATACTTGACTTTATATCATATGCAGCCATAAGGAATACATCTGAGTTTGATAAATATCATGGTTACTTTAGTGGCAATGAACGTTATTTAGCTTGGAGACTTGGGAAGCTACTGAGTCATAACTTCTTCCTTCTAACTTATGGAAGATACTCATGTATTCTTGAGATGGATCATATTATTAGGAATCTACATGTTCCCATAACAGAGTTCCATAACTGTCAGATGCTATGGCAACTATTTGGCAATTATGAGTCTAACCTCATCTCACTCAAGTGTATGGGTGAAGAATCAATAGGTGTACCACTTACTGCTATTCAGAGAGATGTTCTAAGAAACAAGTTCAATGAGGAGTATATTGGTGAATTCAACAAGTACCAGGAGTTTATAATGAGGAACCTTCATATCAATATACATGATTCtgatgatgatgaagaatGTAGTTGTTACTTTCCATATCCTGAATTAATCAAGTGTCCACTTGACAGAGACAAGGTGGCTAGACTTACAAGAGAGTATTTTGGTGACAATAGGAGACTCAGTCTATCACTTCCAACTACAAGCTGTAATGTAACCAAACAGGTGTCAAATCAAACTAAGTCATCATCTGTTTCAGTTACTAAGTTCTGTGATCATTGGTTAAATATGAGACTAGGCTATTGTGATACCGAGGAGTGTGAGAAGGCTGTAAGATTTGCCCACGACCTTATTGTGTCAAAACTATCCAGTGACTCAGATATATTTGAGTCAATCAAGGAAACAGTAGCTAGTatgaaattgaatattCTGAATACAGAAGAAGTTTATGTGACTCCAGAAGATATCCATGTACCTATAAAATCTTCAGAACATAAATCACTCAAGGATTATACTAATAAACTTAATGAACTAAGATACAAGACATCTGATAACTATCATGATACAGTTCTTGATTATCTAAACAGATACATGATGGAGACCATGACTAATACTGAGAAGATTATGGTCCCACTAGGTATATTCTTATCCTGGTATGGAATACCAATATGTGAACAGCATATAAGAAATATGGGCAAATTTCAATATCTCATATGA
- a CDS encoding putative rhomboid family protein (Weak Pfam hit(3.2e-04) to Rhomboid family domain; contains a putative signal peptide;~4 probable transmembrane helices predicted for TA18080 by TMHMM2.0 at aa 228-250, 352-371, 375-397 and 404-421;~Signal peptide predicted for TA18080 by SignalP 2.0 HMM (Signal peptide probability 0.978, signal anchor probability 0.000) with cleavage site probability 0.382 between residues 19 and 20;~GPI-Anchor Signal predicted for TA18080 by DGPI v2.04, no cleavage site predicted): protein MLPSISLLQFIFILVATELIKCFRINTQLVKFHQGKQLIDFDYKLKPHVYHDSELGSLILGRDEFKTIPNYLRYENLTNFITDKAELVQNLKRNLSRYRNLTVKTVEKFKRSSLANFRKCYSDLWEEIKFWYLKGSNFSFYDLFTLGSNPVYLLVKLNLALFIVDLFFKGELSKNFSVKGLNLFYMNEHYRIATSLFFHWDLRHLLSNVGSLLSVGNNVLKLFGPRNLLIIYFVSGITANYFSYLYNYIYKNGIPANLLLLLRSIGKNFSNATKPIIMATNTIVDDILNKTRRIGFPMFFFDYIFTSATMSADFCLAKLAQFVTGITPRSLNDVDLKVKEICMTKSKNDFKSCGASSSIFGLYGALLTYYIKSGYINNYSVINNLFVSFVVPYLLRSFTEKLDHISHLVGFITGSILSTVLD, encoded by the coding sequence atgTTGCCTTCCATTTCActtttacaatttattttcatccTAGTCGCTACAGAACTTATTAAGTGCTTTAGAATAAATACACAGTTGGTAAAATTTCACCAAGGCAAAcaattaattgattttgatTACAAGTTGAAACCTCATGTGTACCATGATTCCGAGTTGGGTTCACTGATTCTCGGCCGTgatgaatttaaaacaattcCGAATTATTTACGATATGAAAAtctaacaaattttataacGGACAAGGCTGAACTCGTTCAGAATTTGAAGAGAAATTTATCCAGGTACAGGAATTTGACAGTTAAGACAGTGGAGAAGTTCAAACGAAGCTCACTTGCGAACTTCCGTAAATGCTACTCTGATCTTTGGGAAGAAATAAAGTTTTGGTACCTGAAGGGGAGCAACTTTAGCTTCTATGATCTGTTTACTCTGGGCAGTAATCCGGTTTACCTCCTTGTGAAGTTGAACCTGGCACTGTTCATAGTAGACTTGTTTTTTAAAGGTGAACTTTCGAAGAATTTTTCAGTAAAGGGATTGAATCTTTTTTACATGAATGAGCATTATCGCATAGCAACATCGCTGTTTTTTCACTGGGATCTCCGACACCTTCTGTCAAATGTGGGAAGCTTACTTTCTGTGGGTAACAACGTGCTGAAGCTGTTTGGACCCAGGAATTTACTGATAATATACTTTGTTTCGGGCATAACTGCTAATTATTTCAGCTACTTGTACAACTATATTTACAAGAACGGAATCCCTGCCAACCTTTTACTGCTTCTAAGATCAATTGGCAAGAACTTTAGCAACGCCACCAAGCCAATAATCATGGCGACAAACACAATTGTTGACGATATTTTGAACAAGACAAGGAGGATTGGCTTCCCTATGTTCTTTTttgattatattttcaCTTCCGCTACCATGTCTGCTGATTTTTGTCTTGCTAAGCTCGCTCAGTTTGTGACTGGTATTACTCCGAGGTCCTTAAACGACGTCGATTTGAAGGTTAAGGAGATTTGCATGACCAAGTCCAAGAACGATTTCAAGTCCTGTGGCGCTTCTAGTAGCATTTTCGGCCTCTATGGCGCTCTTCTAACATACTATATAAAGTCTGGTTACATCAACAACTATTCTGTAATTAACAACTTATTTGTTTCTTTCGTCGTTCCTTACCTTCTTCGATCTTTTACTGAGAAGCTTGACCACATTTCTCACCTCGTCGGCTTCATCACTGGCTCAATTCTCTCTACCGTTTTAGACTaa